One Streptomyces hundungensis DNA segment encodes these proteins:
- a CDS encoding thiamine ABC transporter substrate-binding protein, which yields MRSTKRLAAGAIAAALGVTTLAACGGSDGKKSGSGDGSADKTVTLVSHDSFAASDPVLKAFTAQTGYTVKVLKSGDAGAALNQEILTKGSPRGDVFFGVDNTLLSRALDNGIFTPYEAKGLDRVPAEVQLDQAKHRVTPIDTGDICVNYDKKYFADKKLSPPQSFADLIKPEYKDLLVTENVATSSPGLGFLLGSVATYGDGGWQDYWKKLKSNGVKVVDGWEQAYNTDFSGSAGGKKAKGDRPLVVSYASSPPAEVIYADPKPTEAPTGVATGTCFRQTEFAGLLKGAKNEAGGKALLDFLISKKFQDDMPLNMFVDPVAKDAVLPPEFTTFGAKITHSTTVAPDTIAKNRDQWVKTWSSLVLK from the coding sequence ATGCGCAGTACCAAGAGGCTCGCGGCCGGCGCGATCGCCGCCGCCCTCGGGGTCACCACGCTGGCGGCCTGCGGCGGTTCGGACGGCAAGAAGTCCGGCTCGGGTGACGGATCCGCCGACAAGACCGTGACGCTCGTCAGCCATGACTCGTTCGCCGCCTCGGATCCGGTGCTCAAGGCGTTCACCGCCCAGACCGGCTACACCGTCAAGGTGCTCAAGTCCGGGGACGCCGGCGCAGCCCTCAACCAGGAGATCCTCACCAAGGGCTCCCCGCGCGGCGACGTGTTCTTCGGCGTCGACAACACCCTGCTCTCGCGCGCCCTCGACAACGGCATCTTCACGCCGTACGAGGCCAAGGGCCTGGACCGGGTGCCCGCCGAGGTCCAGCTCGACCAGGCCAAGCACCGAGTCACGCCCATCGACACCGGCGACATCTGCGTCAACTACGACAAGAAGTACTTCGCGGACAAGAAGCTCAGCCCCCCGCAGTCCTTCGCCGACCTGATCAAGCCCGAGTACAAGGATCTGCTCGTCACGGAGAACGTGGCGACGTCCTCGCCCGGCCTCGGCTTCCTGCTCGGCTCGGTCGCCACGTACGGAGACGGCGGCTGGCAGGACTACTGGAAGAAGCTGAAGTCCAACGGCGTCAAGGTCGTGGACGGCTGGGAGCAGGCCTACAACACGGACTTCTCCGGCTCGGCCGGCGGCAAGAAGGCCAAGGGCGACCGGCCGCTGGTCGTCTCCTACGCCTCCAGCCCGCCCGCCGAGGTGATCTACGCCGACCCGAAGCCCACCGAGGCCCCCACCGGCGTCGCCACCGGCACCTGCTTCCGCCAGACCGAGTTCGCGGGCCTGCTCAAGGGCGCCAAGAACGAGGCCGGCGGCAAGGCGCTCCTGGACTTCCTGATCTCCAAGAAGTTCCAGGACGACATGCCGCTGAACATGTTCGTGGACCCGGTCGCCAAGGACGCGGTACTCCCGCCGGAGTTCACCACCTTCGGCGCGAAGATCACCCACTCGACCACCGTCGCCCCCGACACGATCGCCAAGAACCGTGACCAGTGGGTCAAGACGTGGTCCTCGCTCGTCCTGAAGTAG
- a CDS encoding ABC transporter permease, which produces MRFGLLAGPLAFFAVFFAWPVAAIVGRGLKADGAWQFGRVGEVLGDPDIAHVLWFTTWQALASTALTLLIALPGAYVFARLDFPGKQLLRAVVTVPFVLPTVVVGTAFLALLGRGGLLDQLWGVRLDTTVWAILLAHVFFNYAVVVRTVGGLWSQLDPRQEEAARVLGASRLAAWRRVTLPALGPAVAAAALMVFLFTFTSFGVVQILGGPTFSTLEVEIYRQTAELLDLPTAAVLTIAQFAAVGAILAVHAWAVRRRESALSLVEPAHTSHRPRGAAQRTLLASVLAVVALLILLPVGVLVERSLDTPDGYGLGYYRALQDAGDNGSFLVPPIEAIGNSLQYALAATAIALVVGGLAAAALTRRGSGRLMRGFDALLMLPLGVSAVTVGFGFLITLDEPPLDLRTSWILVPLAQALVGTPFVVRIMLPVLRAVDGRLREAAAVLGASPLRAWREVDLPLVRRALLVAAGFAFAVSLGEFGATVFIARPDHPTLPVAVARLLGRAGDLNYGQAMALSTILMVVCAVALLVLERIRTDRSGEF; this is translated from the coding sequence GTGCGGTTCGGTCTCCTGGCCGGGCCGCTCGCCTTCTTCGCGGTGTTCTTCGCCTGGCCCGTGGCCGCCATCGTCGGCCGCGGGCTCAAGGCCGACGGGGCCTGGCAGTTCGGCCGGGTCGGCGAGGTACTCGGCGACCCGGACATCGCCCACGTCCTGTGGTTCACCACCTGGCAGGCGCTCGCCTCCACCGCGCTCACCCTGTTGATCGCGCTGCCCGGCGCCTATGTCTTCGCACGCCTGGACTTCCCCGGCAAACAGCTCCTGAGGGCCGTCGTCACCGTGCCGTTCGTCCTGCCCACCGTCGTCGTGGGCACCGCGTTCCTGGCGCTGCTCGGCCGCGGCGGGCTGCTCGACCAGCTGTGGGGGGTGCGCCTGGACACCACGGTGTGGGCGATCCTGCTCGCGCACGTCTTCTTCAACTACGCGGTCGTCGTACGCACCGTCGGCGGCCTGTGGTCGCAGCTCGACCCCCGCCAGGAGGAGGCCGCCCGCGTGCTCGGCGCCTCCCGCCTCGCGGCCTGGCGCAGGGTCACGCTGCCCGCGCTCGGCCCCGCCGTCGCCGCCGCCGCGCTGATGGTCTTCCTCTTCACCTTCACCTCCTTCGGCGTCGTCCAGATCCTCGGCGGCCCCACCTTCTCCACCCTCGAAGTGGAGATCTACCGCCAAACCGCCGAACTCCTCGACCTGCCGACCGCGGCCGTCCTGACGATCGCCCAGTTCGCGGCGGTCGGCGCGATCCTCGCCGTGCACGCCTGGGCGGTACGCCGCCGCGAGAGCGCCCTCAGCCTCGTGGAGCCGGCGCACACGTCCCACCGCCCGCGCGGCGCCGCGCAGCGCACGCTGCTCGCCTCGGTCCTCGCCGTCGTCGCCCTGCTGATCCTGCTCCCCGTGGGCGTCCTCGTCGAACGCTCCCTGGACACCCCCGACGGCTACGGCCTCGGCTACTACCGGGCGCTCCAGGACGCCGGCGACAACGGCAGCTTCCTCGTGCCGCCCATCGAGGCGATCGGCAACTCGCTCCAGTACGCCCTGGCCGCCACCGCGATCGCGCTGGTCGTCGGCGGCCTCGCGGCGGCCGCCCTCACCCGGCGCGGCAGCGGCCGGCTGATGCGCGGCTTCGACGCCCTGCTCATGCTGCCGCTCGGCGTCTCGGCCGTGACCGTCGGCTTCGGCTTCCTGATCACCCTCGACGAGCCGCCCCTCGATCTGAGAACCTCCTGGATCCTGGTGCCGCTCGCCCAGGCGTTGGTGGGCACCCCCTTCGTCGTACGGATCATGCTGCCGGTGCTGCGCGCGGTGGACGGACGGCTGCGCGAGGCGGCGGCCGTGCTCGGAGCGTCCCCGCTGCGGGCCTGGCGCGAAGTGGACCTGCCGCTGGTGCGCCGCGCGCTCCTGGTCGCGGCGGGCTTCGCCTTCGCGGTCTCCCTCGGGGAGTTCGGGGCGACCGTCTTCATCGCCCGGCCCGACCATCCGACGCTGCCCGTCGCCGTGGCCCGCCTCCTCGGCCGGGCCGGCGACCTCAACTACGGCCAGGCGATGGCCCTCAGCACAATTCTGATGGTGGTGTGCGCGGTGGCGCTGCTCGTCCTGGAACGGATCCGGACCGACCGGAGCGGGGAGTTCTGA